Sequence from the Anaerobaca lacustris genome:
TTTCTGACCGCCTCGTTCGGCGTGATGATGACCACCTGGACGGTGCCCGCCTCCATCGACATCGAGATGCCGACGCTCTCTGCGGCCGACGTCGTCGACACGCGGACCCAGGCGACCCCGCTGGCCTGGAGCAAGACGGCCATCAAGGAGGGCGGCGAAGCGAAGACCTACAGCGGCCGACTGTTTTTCTCGACCATGACCGGCGAGGTGGCCGGCTGTCTGGGCGAGACCAGCGCGATCGCGATCCTGCTCGGCGGCGCCTATCTGCTCTGGCGAAAGACGATCGGCTTCCACATCCCAGCAGCCGTGCTCGGCTCGGCCTTCGTCGCGGCGGCCATCGCGTATCTGGTCAACGCCGATGCCTACGTCCAGCCGTTCTTTCATCTGACCAGCGGCGCCTTGCTGTTTGGGGCACTGTTCATCGCGACCGATCCCGTTACGGCCCCGCTGACGCGTCGCGGCATGTGGCTGTTCGGCATCGGCGTCGGGACCATCACGATGGTCATCCGCATCCTCGGCGAATACCCCGAGGGCATGATGTTCGCCGTGCTCCTGATGAATGCGGTAACCCCATTGATCGACCGGCTGTGCAAACGCATCCCGACAGGAGGCAAGCCCCATGCGTAGCATCAGGCATTTCTTCGAGCAGAGCTGGCTGCTGATCGTCGCGTCGTTCTTCTTCGGCCTGCTGATCGCCATCACCAACGCCGCGCTTTCGCCGAGGATCGAACAGAACAAGACAACCAAGCTCAACCAATTGGCCGGCGGCCTGCTGCCGGACGCGACCGCGTTTGCTGCCGTCACCGAGAGCATTGAGATCAAGGCCCTCGACGGTAAACTGCAAACGGTTCCGGTTTACCGGGCCACGACGGGCAACCAGACGGCCGGGTGGGTCTTTCAGGTGGTCGGTTCCGGGTTCGCCGACAAGATTGAACTGGTCGTCGCGGTCGACGCCGCGTTCGCAACCCTCGCCGGGTTCGACGTCCTTGCGAGCAATGAGACGCCCGGTTTCGGCGATCAGATCAAGGACAGCTACTACCGCGACCAGTTCGAAGGCGCTCCGACCGATGGACTGACCCTCGTCAAGACCGGCGACCCGAC
This genomic interval carries:
- a CDS encoding FMN-binding protein; translation: MRSIRHFFEQSWLLIVASFFFGLLIAITNAALSPRIEQNKTTKLNQLAGGLLPDATAFAAVTESIEIKALDGKLQTVPVYRATTGNQTAGWVFQVVGSGFADKIELVVAVDAAFATLAGFDVLASNETPGFGDQIKDSYYRDQFEGAPTDGLTLVKTGDPTTIDSEIVAISGATVSSVAVVRAIDHYLPQIKTQLQQKGLIGHGN
- a CDS encoding RnfABCDGE type electron transport complex subunit D, with the translated sequence MLKDITVSFAPHISQPLSTRRVMLDVAIGLLPAMAVAGYYFRIHALLLIGTCVAWCAATEWVCNRIRRKPNSLGDFSAVVTGIILALSLPPVLPLWAAAIGSAVSIVVGKIVFGGLGANVFNPAMVGRAFLTASFGVMMTTWTVPASIDIEMPTLSAADVVDTRTQATPLAWSKTAIKEGGEAKTYSGRLFFSTMTGEVAGCLGETSAIAILLGGAYLLWRKTIGFHIPAAVLGSAFVAAAIAYLVNADAYVQPFFHLTSGALLFGALFIATDPVTAPLTRRGMWLFGIGVGTITMVIRILGEYPEGMMFAVLLMNAVTPLIDRLCKRIPTGGKPHA